One part of the Populus alba chromosome 18, ASM523922v2, whole genome shotgun sequence genome encodes these proteins:
- the LOC118054151 gene encoding uncharacterized protein, with protein sequence MALIKQTVVVLVTLSVVSTWIPVSESAKTDKPLIVARKDDIPYIKCQVCEKVASQLYRQAQKKQDQISPQKISEYQVIEIAENVCNLKKEEADWIMKLDIMEQGDKLELIEQDTEGQCNSKCKTIEQTCQQVMDYVDTDVAEYIYTTKPQIDLLVKHLCKDLTNSCTKKPPPVPKNRMPGEPFVPKPSKEVEMEKIMRSMEGMPGAPGMKMYSREDLMGMNNFGNEDAEDEDDEDEQFPSNMGKVLREKQDMKGDWKQKIFEGIKSTVEAMKRHTNIVSKRIQKWWKGIRAAPAKKNSKTGKSEL encoded by the exons ATGGCATTGATCAAGCAGACAGTGGTTGTCTTGGTGACGCTGTCGGTGGTATCAACATGGATACCAGTCTCAGAGAGTGCTAAAACAGACAAACCTCTTATTGTTGCGAGAAAAGATGATATACCGTACATCAAATGCCAAGTTTGTGAAAAGGTTGCCTCACAGTTGTACCGGCAAGCTCAAAAGAAGCAGGATCAGATCTCTCCCCAGAAG ATCAGCGAGTATCAAGTGATTGAGATTGCGGAGAACGTATGCAATTTGAAGAAGGAAGAAGCTGATTGGATAATGAAATTGGATATAATGGAGCAAGGTGATAAGCTAGAg CTGATAGAACAAGATACTGAAGGTcaatgcaattcaaaatgcaagaCAATCGAGCAAACTTGCCAACAG GTCATGGACTACGTCGACACTGATGTtgctgaatatatatatactaccAAGCCTCAAATTGATTTATTGGTGAAACATCTCTGCAAAGATCTGACTAATTCTTGTACTAAGAAACCACCTCCAGTCCCCAAG aaCAGGATGCCTGGGGAACCTTTTGTGCCTAAACCATCTAAAGAGGTTGAAATGGAAAAGATTATGAGATCTATGGAG GGTATGCCTGGAGCTCCTGGCATGAAAATGTATTCAAGGGAAGATTTAATGGGAATGAACAATTTTGGTAATGAAGATGCtgaggatgaagatgatgaagatgaacaGTTCCCCTCAAATATG GGAAAAGTTTTAAGAGAGAAGCAGGACATGAAGGGTGACTGGAAACAGAAGATCTTCGAAGGGATAAAAAGCACAGTTGAGGCAATGAAGAGGCATACAAATATAGTCTCCAAGCGGATACAGAAATGGTGGAAAGGAATACGTGCAGCGCCTGCAAAGAAGAATTCAAAGACTGGCAAATCAGAGCTTTAG